Part of the Methylovirgula sp. 4M-Z18 genome is shown below.
AGGGACGTGTGGATGCCGACCTGCAATTCGACGATGAATCGCGAGAGGCGGTCATCCATCTTCGGATTGGGAAGCGTCTCGATCGTCCACGTCGACACCGCATCGTGCTCGGAAAACGCAATCGTCGCGAGCGGGGCCGCGAGCAGATGATACCTGGTCGCGAACTCCATCGCCCACCGGAAATTCGGACAGCTCAGAATCGCAAATCCGTACATGCCGTAGACCGAGAGGTGGATCGATGTCCCGATCCGGTAGGGTAGATGCGGATCCGACGAGAGCCGCATGGCATTGGCGCAGACCGTCAACAATTGTTCTTGCGAGATGCGGATTTCGTGGGAATGAAGCTCGGAAAAAGGAATATGCGTTCCCTTCAAAGCCTCTGACGGCGAAACGCCTTGCGCGATCAGATCATCGACAATCGCTCCTGCCTTGGTGGCCGAATGAATCCGCTCGACGCTTCTGATTTCCAACATGGTTCCCACCCCTTGTCTTCCAACACATCTTTAGCCGCGCCAAGTCGGTTTTCTTCTTTTCTAAGGCGCCCGACACAAAACAGGAATTAAAGATTTTAAGGCTGGTAAAACTGCGTTGCGAAAATCATCAGCCGAGAGGCCGACATGAGTCGCGGGGGCTTGCCGCGGCATCGCGCCCTGCGGAACCCCTTCTTCTAATCTTTCAGATTCGCTTTCCCGAGCAACCACAAATAGGCCGGCCAGGGCAAGAGATTCAGCGCCTTCAGAGGCCAGGCAAGACGGCGCGGAAAGGTGATTTCGAAGCCGCTACGCTGGAAGCCGTCGCAAATGCGCCGCGCCGCGACATCCGCCTCCATCAAAAACGGCATGGGGAATTTGTTCTTGGCTGTGAGAGGCGTGCGGATAAAACCCGGATTGAGCACCTGAAACAGCAGATTGTCGCGCGCATGTTTCAAGCGCAGGCCGGCGGCAACATGGATCAACGCCGCCTTGCTGGCGCCATAGGCGATGGCGGTCGGCAACGGTCCGTAGCCGGCAATCGAGGCGTTGATGATAATCTGACCCTTGCCCTGTTCCGTCATCGCCGGCAGGAGCGGTTGCAGACAATTTAGCGTGCCGGTCAGATTGAGATCAAAGGTCCGCCGGGACCCTTCGCCGCCAAAGCCGAGGCCCTTGTCCGGCACGTTGCTCCCGGCATTCAAAAACGCCAGCACGATCGGCCCGAGATCGGCACGGATCTGCGGGATCGCCGCCGCCGTCGCCGCCGCGTCCAGCACGTCAAGCGGATAGGCGCGGACGGTGCCAGCCATGCCGGCCGCCGTGGCCACAAGATCCTGCAGGGCATCGGCACGGCGCGCGCTCGCAGCGACCCGATAGCCGCGCCGCGCCAGTTCCAACGCTACGACATAACCAATTCCCGAACTCGCGCCCGTCACCCACGCACATCCGTCCGGAGGCCGCGCGCGATACATCAAGCGCGAGCTTCCGTGGGAAAGGCGGCCTGCAAAGCCTTGCTCATCGGACATTTCAGCGCCAGCCGAGGCGCGCGGACCGCAAAGCACAGGCACGTGGCCGTGCCCATCACATGCGCCTGCCAGGCCGGATCCTGCCGTACCACGATATCGCCGGTCCGATGGTCGTTGGCGCCATCGCTGAGCACGCCCGTCAGCACCAGGATGAATTCGACATCCTCGCCGAGCGCACACGTCGGAAAGGCCACCCCCGGCTGCATTTCGACCAGGCGGCCTTTGCCCTCGCCGCAGGCGCCAAGCTTGCACATACGCAAGCCGTTCTCGAACGGCGACCAGGCCACGGAATCGAAACAGGAGCCGGCATAGGCACGCAAGGCCCGCGGCACCGTTTCCCCGGTCATCGCCTTTTCGGGGGAGGAAAGCTGGCCGCAGCCATAGATCGCGGCAAGCTTGGCGTCGCGCCCCGGCACCGGCTGCGGGCGGCAGCAATCGAGCTCATTGGTCGCCAAAGTCTCCAGCGCCGCGACATATTGCCGGTTGCTCGGATTGAGGCAAAGATGCGCTCCCATCATCGCATGTAAAGCGGGGGGCAAGGTCCCAGCGGCATAGGCTGCCAGCAAACCATGCAGCCATTTTTCCTGGCCGATAACCCCTCCCGGCTCATTTTGATGGTACATCGCACACACTCACATCCGT
Proteins encoded:
- a CDS encoding SDR family NAD(P)-dependent oxidoreductase, translated to MTGASSGIGYVVALELARRGYRVAASARRADALQDLVATAAGMAGTVRAYPLDVLDAAATAAAIPQIRADLGPIVLAFLNAGSNVPDKGLGFGGEGSRRTFDLNLTGTLNCLQPLLPAMTEQGKGQIIINASIAGYGPLPTAIAYGASKAALIHVAAGLRLKHARDNLLFQVLNPGFIRTPLTAKNKFPMPFLMEADVAARRICDGFQRSGFEITFPRRLAWPLKALNLLPWPAYLWLLGKANLKD